The Candidatus Zixiibacteriota bacterium genome contains the following window.
CAGGTCATCGTCTGGGTTCCTACGCGTCTCAGCTCCGAGGACAAGCGCACGCTGGAAAAACTGGGCCAGTCGGAAACCTTCCGTCCTCCCGAGGGCGACAAATCGTTTATCGAAAAACTGCGAGAGACCCTAGGGGTATAGTCCATGGCCCTGCCGGCACCCGAGGCGTATCTCGAAGTAAGAGTGGATGTGCCCCAGAGCCAGGTTGAACTCATCTGCGATTTCATAATTGAAAACATCACTAACGGAATCGTACTGGAGGACGAGGAAGGGTCGGCGACTACGACTGTTATCTTCTACGTACCGGAAAGAGACACTCGGCATCAGTCACTGCTCGCGCAATTCTTTGCGAAGCGGGGTGGGATTGAATTGGCCGCGCCGTCGATTAGATCTCGTCGGGTCATACATGGAGAGTGGCTGGACCAGTACCGGGCGAGTGTAAAGCCCATCCGGATCGCCGCCGATCTGATCGTTCGGCCTGCCTGGGTTTCGCCCACCCAGGACCGCTATCAGATTGTAATCGAGCCCAAGATGGCCTTCGGAACCGGCAGCCATGCTACGACTCGAAGCTGCCTGCAAGTCATTCGTGAGCAATTTCAGCCGGGGTGGCGCTTTCTCGACATGGGGTGCGGCTCAGGCATTTTGTCGCTTCTAGCCGACCAGATGGGGGCATTGTACATCAAAGCGGTTGACTACGATCTGGCCGCGGTTGCCAATTGCCGTGAGAATTTCGACATCAACGGGGTGAAAACTCCCCATGAGATTGTCATAGGCTCAATCGAAAAGTGTTCGCGCGATGAGCCTTATCATCTTGTGTGCGCGAATATCATCCGCACCACGATTCTCACGATGCTCGATCGCCTGCTGAAACTGACTGCCGTGGGGGGATTGCTCGTTTTGTCCGGACTTCTGGACAAAGACGAGGCAGCGATAAGCGGCGCGCTTCGATCGGCGGACCAATCCGATTTTACCATTCTGCACGATGAAGAGTGGCTCACTTACACGGTCGTGCGAAAGTGACGTATGCAGCCGCCCCTGTTCTACGCCCCCCCGGATAAGCGCGATGGTGATCTGATAGTATTACCTGCCGACGAAGCCCGCCATGCTGTACGCGTAATGCGTTTGAAGCGCGGGGCAGTGGTGATTGTAGTCGATGGCCTGGGCCATGCCTGCCGCGCCGAACTCGGGGTGCCCTCGGGCAACACGGTATCCGCCCGCGTTCTCTCGGAAGTTCGTGATTTCGGTGAGCCGTTGGTGCGAGTGACGCTGGCGGCCGGGCTCTCGGCCGGGACCAAGTTCGATTCGGTGGTTCAGAGAGGCACCGAGCTGGGCGTGTCGCGTTTCGTACCGCTCCTGACGGAGAAATCAAAAGTGGCGGTAGAAGATGCGCGCAGAGAGAGATCGAAACTGACTCGCTGGCGCAACGTGGCCACCGCGGCGATGAAGCAGTGCCGGCGATCATATATACCGGATATCGCCGCGCCTACACCGTACCGCAGCTTCCTCAAGCAGTTTGAACGGTCGGATATCGGGATACTGTTCCATCCCGGAGAACGCGCGACGCCCCTCGAGCAGGTGGAACTGCCCAAAGACCTCAAGCGACTGACCGTCCTGGTGGGACCGGAGTCGGGGTTTAGTGAACACGAAGTCATTCTGGCGGAGCAGGCCGGACTGGCCCAAGTCGGCCTCGGTAGGCGAATCCTTCGAACCGAGACTGCCGGACCGGTGGCTGTGGCGCTGATTATGGCCCAGCTGGGTGAATTCAGATAATCACCGAGTTGTCGATAATCGGAGTATATGCCAGATTTCGAATTGATTCTCGTTTTCGTACTAGGCCTGGCGGTAGGGTCATTCCTGAATGTTCTCGTCTATCGCTTGCCTCGCCGAAAACAGTTCGTGAAGGGGCGTTCCGCCTGCCCGCATTGCGGCGCCGTCATCAAGTGGTACCAAAACATCCCGCTGGTCAGCTACCTGGCTCTGCGCGGGAGGTGCGCGTCGTGCCACAAGCCGATTTCATGGCGCTATCCGCTAATTGAACTGCTCAACGGATTGGGCTACCTCTATTTCTTCTATAACTATAACTGGTCGGTTGAATTCGCCGTGTTTGCGTTCCTGGCCTCCGCGCTTATTGTCGTTTTCTTCATAGATCTGGAGCACCAGATCATCCCTGATCTGGTAACGCTTCCGGGTATGGTGATCGGTTTGGCCGTGTCACTTTTCCCCGATGGAGTGACCATCGTTCAGTCACTGATCGGACTGGTTGTCGGGGGTGGTGCTCTGTACTTGATTGCCGTTCTCGGCGACTGGCTGTTCAAGAAGGAGTCGATGGGCGGCGGCGATATCAAACTGGCCGCCATGCTGGGCGCGTTTCTGGGCTGGCAAAAGGTGCTGCTGGTGTTTCTTGGCTCGGCGGTCATCGGCCTTGTAGTGTCGTTGTTGATCATGGCCTTTTCCGCCCGACTGCGCAGGACCCGGATCGTCCCGTTCGGGCCGTTTATTGCGCTAGCCGCGGTTATGGCCCTCATCTGGGGCGACCGGATAGTTGCCTTTTATATCGATAATTTCCTCCATCTTAACTGACTGACCGCGTCTCAAACCGTCCCCGACCCTGCCGATTAATACACTATGGCGCGTCGGTTCCGGAGTAAGTACGAGTCAGAGATCCACCTCGGCTTTGTGGCCATAGCCTCATTGCTGGTCTTTCTGAATTTTGTGTCCAATTACGTGTTGCACCAGGCGCGATCGACTCAGCGCGATGACACCCAGGCCCGGCTGCATCGGGCGGCGGTGGTGATCAGCCGCGAGATGGAGATCAGGTATCCGGCAACGCTGGATCAGACGCAGGTCGGCGCCCTTCGTGATCGGCAAGATCTCAGCGACCTGACATTCCTGCCGGTAAAGCCGGCCGAAGACACGAAAGCCGGCAAGCGGGACTGGTTCCGCGCGGTCACCCTCAAGTACCCGCCCGGCCTATATCCCGATCTGGCGGAAAAACTGTATCGGGCCGAGCTGGGGCAAATCACGCGAGGCAACGGCAGCGAATACTACTACCTGTATCCAATCCCCGGGTCAGCCGGCGGCGGACTGCTCATGCTGACCATGGACTGCCCCGATCTCGCCTACCTTGACGATTCGCGGGACACGCTGGTGTTGGTCCTGATCGGGGCCGTAGTACTGGTCGCCGCAGTCTACGTACTCTTGTCTCGTTTCATGTTTCGGCCGTTTCGGCGCATACGCGAACAAGCTGAGCAGGCCGGGCGGGCCGTGACGGCCGATCTCGACGAAACCGAGGCGGTGGTACAAGAGTACGAGCGAGTCATCCGGGAGCTCACCGTCACGCAGAAAGAGCTGCTGCGACTCAACGAAGAAATTCAGCGGCGGGCGGATATCCTCGAGCTTATCAACCGATCGCTCACCGAAACCAGCCGGCTCGGGGTCATCACGCTCGATCCGCAGGGCAAGATCGTGGCCGTCAATGAAACCGCAGAGAGG
Protein-coding sequences here:
- a CDS encoding 50S ribosomal protein L11 methyltransferase; the encoded protein is MALPAPEAYLEVRVDVPQSQVELICDFIIENITNGIVLEDEEGSATTTVIFYVPERDTRHQSLLAQFFAKRGGIELAAPSIRSRRVIHGEWLDQYRASVKPIRIAADLIVRPAWVSPTQDRYQIVIEPKMAFGTGSHATTRSCLQVIREQFQPGWRFLDMGCGSGILSLLADQMGALYIKAVDYDLAAVANCRENFDINGVKTPHEIVIGSIEKCSRDEPYHLVCANIIRTTILTMLDRLLKLTAVGGLLVLSGLLDKDEAAISGALRSADQSDFTILHDEEWLTYTVVRK
- a CDS encoding RsmE family RNA methyltransferase → MQPPLFYAPPDKRDGDLIVLPADEARHAVRVMRLKRGAVVIVVDGLGHACRAELGVPSGNTVSARVLSEVRDFGEPLVRVTLAAGLSAGTKFDSVVQRGTELGVSRFVPLLTEKSKVAVEDARRERSKLTRWRNVATAAMKQCRRSYIPDIAAPTPYRSFLKQFERSDIGILFHPGERATPLEQVELPKDLKRLTVLVGPESGFSEHEVILAEQAGLAQVGLGRRILRTETAGPVAVALIMAQLGEFR
- a CDS encoding prepilin peptidase; protein product: MPDFELILVFVLGLAVGSFLNVLVYRLPRRKQFVKGRSACPHCGAVIKWYQNIPLVSYLALRGRCASCHKPISWRYPLIELLNGLGYLYFFYNYNWSVEFAVFAFLASALIVVFFIDLEHQIIPDLVTLPGMVIGLAVSLFPDGVTIVQSLIGLVVGGGALYLIAVLGDWLFKKESMGGGDIKLAAMLGAFLGWQKVLLVFLGSAVIGLVVSLLIMAFSARLRRTRIVPFGPFIALAAVMALIWGDRIVAFYIDNFLHLN